TGCCGCCACATGGGCATCGTCTGGTCGACCCACTCGGCGCGGCTGAGCGCCTTCGCCGGGCCGATCGCCGGGAAGTCGGTGACTTCGTCCAGCCACAGGTTGGCCACCTGCACGACCTGTTCGACGTCGCGGGTCGCCGCGGCGCCCACGCTGGCGTCACCGGCGGCGGAGACGGTCTTGCGGGCGACGTCGGTCGCGAGCTCCAGGTTGACGGCGCCGTCCACCGGCCCGGACATCATCGCCTGCAGCTGACTCTGCAGCATCTGCATCATCTGCGGGTTCATGTCCTGCACGCCCATCTGTTCCAGCGCGCTCGCCAGCTGATCGTTGCCGGAGTCGCCGCCGAGGATGGATCGCAGCAACTCGGACAGGTCCGGCTGCTGTGCGTCGTCGTCGTCAGGGCGCTCGGGTGGGTTGTTCGACATCTCTTCTCCTGGCCCGGATGGGACACGCGGTCGGCGCGCGCCTGCCTACCGTGAATAGGCTGTCCACTAGACAACCACGAACTCGGCCCCGTCGTTCCGCGACGGCGCCCGTGTTCGCCCTTAGCGCAATCGGGAGAATGTATGACGCAGCCGGACCCTCGCGTACGCCTGGTCGACCTGCGCGACACACCGCTGTCGGTCGACGAGGCGCTGGCCGCCGTCACCGATCCGGCAGCCGGCGGCATGGCGCTCTTCGTCGGGACCGTCCGGCAGCAGGATCACGCGAAAGCTGTTGATCTGCTTGACTACTCGGCACACCCGTCGGCAGTGGACGTGATGCGTGAGGTTGCGGAGTCGGTGGTCACCGACGAGATCACCGCGCTGGCGGCGGTGCACCGCGTGGG
This genomic window from Flexivirga oryzae contains:
- a CDS encoding molybdenum cofactor biosynthesis protein MoaE; the encoded protein is MTQPDPRVRLVDLRDTPLSVDEALAAVTDPAAGGMALFVGTVRQQDHAKAVDLLDYSAHPSAVDVMREVAESVVTDEITALAAVHRVGRLHVGDLAVVVAVSAPHRGAALTVCREMIDTLKHRVPIWKHQAFSDGSDEWVGL